One Pyrus communis chromosome 4, drPyrComm1.1, whole genome shotgun sequence genomic region harbors:
- the LOC137732168 gene encoding protein Iojap-related, mitochondrial-like, with amino-acid sequence MLAALRSHSLSLSFSSSSSLLRQWKLGFPAAYSTFAGKGLLHLQEVEKVLSDVKADDVKVIPAGKHCEWADFMVLATGRSMWHVKNIAQALIYKSKQKQQGGERLVLPSVEGQEGGKWIVIDSGKVIIHALDENARAYYNLEALWTSKKSEKETLEDLDKAFVKIRPKNNSKRKPTMKRA; translated from the exons ATGTTGGCGGCTCTACGATCtcattcactctctctctcgttttcttcttcctcgtcGCTCCTTCGACAATGGAAGCTAGGGTTTCCGGCCGCGTACTCTACGTTCGCGGGCAAAGGCCTCCTCCACCTCCAAGAGGTCGAGAAGGTTCTCAGCGACGTGAAGGCAGACGACGTGAAGGTCATACCGGCGGGTAAGCACTGCGAGTGGGCGGATTTCATGGTCCTCGCTACCGGAAGATCCATGTGGCACGTCAAGAACATCGCTCAAGCCCTAATTTACAAG TCTAAGCAAAAGCAGCAAGGAGGTGAGCGGCTAGTGCTTCCCAGTGTCGAAGGGCAAGAGGGAGGAAAGTGGATTGTCATTGACTCTG gcAAAGTGATAATTCATGCTCTTGATGAGAACGCTAGAGCTTACTACAATTTGGAGGCTCTTTGGACCTCGAAGAAGTCGGAAAAAGAAACATTGGAG GATTTGGATAAGGCTTTTGTGAAGATTCGTCCGAAGAACAACTCCAAGAGGAAACCAACAATGAAACGGGCATAA